From Zingiber officinale cultivar Zhangliang chromosome 5B, Zo_v1.1, whole genome shotgun sequence, the proteins below share one genomic window:
- the LOC121985332 gene encoding GDSL esterase/lipase At2g27360-like isoform X2, translating to MADRSCVELGLLSSISLMASYSFFFFFFLLLLLQPLRSLSCYSAIFSFGDSLTDTGNAVYFAGGADPANRLPYGETYFRRPAGRYSDGRIVLDFLAQALGLPLVPPYDAGHNPEASDFASGANFAVAGASALSPLYYQAKGLNVSGEDYSLDTQLKWFRQMLQFSHIGDTFDDALFFVGEIGVNDYNNLLSMDGTSVDCARWLVPSIVQRIGSAIDEVLQTGARTVMVAGMFPLGCIPLFLTMFLRQQSDAYEPETGCLKSLNLLSQYHNLLLQNELGQIQKAHPRSKIIYADFYDNLMSVYRSPEQFGIKSTVVACCGGEGPYNFSFSVMCGDPTSRWCSHPLNYMCWDGMHFTEAASRVIARNIIDGSSAHFSNSTKMLADT from the exons ATGGCCGACAGAAGTTGCGTGGAGTTGGGATTGTTGTCCTCCATCAGCCTGATGGCATCgtactccttcttcttcttcttcttcctcctcctcctcctccagccACTGCGGTCCCTTAGCTGCTATTCCGCTATATTTAGCTTCGGCGACTCGCTCACCGACACCGGAAACGCAGTCTACTTCGCTGGCGGAGCTGATCCGGCGAACCGTCTCCCCTACGGCGAGACATACTTCCGTCGACCCGCTGGCCGATACTCCGACGGCCGGATCGTGCTCGACTTCTTGG CCCAAGCCCTGGGGCTGCCGCTGGTGCCACCGTACGACGCAGGACACAACCCCGAAGCTTCGGATTTCGCAAGCGGAGCCAACTTCGCGGTCGCAGGAGCGTCCGCCCTCAGCCCTCTCTACTACCAGGCGAAGGGTCTTAATGTCTCAGGGGAAGATTACTCCTTGGACACGCAGCTCAAATGGTTCCGACAAATGCTCCAGTTTTCTCATATCG GTGATACTTTTGACGATGCGCTCTTCTTCGTCGGCGAGATTGGGGTGAACGACTACAATAACCTCCTGTCGATGGATGGAACATCCGTGGATTGCGCCCGTTGGCTCGTCCCCTCCATCGTGCAGAGAATTGGTTCCGCGATTGAT GAGGTATTGCAAACGGGAGCACGGACGGTGATGGTTGCAGGGATGTTTCCACTCGGCTGCATTCCTCTCTTCCTGACCATGTTCCTCAGGCAGCAATCGGATGCGTACGAACCAGAAACAGGGTGCCTCAAGTCACTGAACCTCCTGTCGCAGTACCACAACCTCCTGTTGCAGAACGAGCTCGGACAAATTCAGAAAGCTCATCCACGTTCCAAAATCATCTACGCGGATTTCTACGACAACTTGATGTCTGTTTATAGATCTCCGGAACAATTTG GGATTAAGTCGACTGTGGTGGCATGTTGCGGCGGGGAGGGGCCATATAACTTCAGCTTTTCCGTTATGTGCGGCGATCCAACATCCAGATGGTGCAGCCACCCATTGAACTACATGTGTTGGGATGGTATGCACTTCACCGAGGCTGCTTCACGAGTAATTGCCAGAAACATTATTGATGGATCATCTGCCCACTTTTCCAACTCCACAAAAATGCTTGCTGATACTTGA
- the LOC121985332 gene encoding GDSL esterase/lipase At2g27360-like isoform X1 codes for MADRSCVELGLLSSISLMASYSFFFFFFLLLLLQPLRSLSCYSAIFSFGDSLTDTGNAVYFAGGADPANRLPYGETYFRRPAGRYSDGRIVLDFLAQALGLPLVPPYDAGHNPEASDFASGANFAVAGASALSPLYYQAKGLNVSGEDYSLDTQLKWFRQMLQFSHIGDTFDDALFFVGEIGVNDYNNLLSMDGTSVDCARWLVPSIVQRIGSAIDEVLQTGARTVMVAGMFPLGCIPLFLTMFLRQQSDAYEPETGCLKSLNLLSQYHNLLLQNELGQIQKAHPRSKIIYADFYDNLMSVYRSPEQFVIWCGAGIKSTVVACCGGEGPYNFSFSVMCGDPTSRWCSHPLNYMCWDGMHFTEAASRVIARNIIDGSSAHFSNSTKMLADT; via the exons ATGGCCGACAGAAGTTGCGTGGAGTTGGGATTGTTGTCCTCCATCAGCCTGATGGCATCgtactccttcttcttcttcttcttcctcctcctcctcctccagccACTGCGGTCCCTTAGCTGCTATTCCGCTATATTTAGCTTCGGCGACTCGCTCACCGACACCGGAAACGCAGTCTACTTCGCTGGCGGAGCTGATCCGGCGAACCGTCTCCCCTACGGCGAGACATACTTCCGTCGACCCGCTGGCCGATACTCCGACGGCCGGATCGTGCTCGACTTCTTGG CCCAAGCCCTGGGGCTGCCGCTGGTGCCACCGTACGACGCAGGACACAACCCCGAAGCTTCGGATTTCGCAAGCGGAGCCAACTTCGCGGTCGCAGGAGCGTCCGCCCTCAGCCCTCTCTACTACCAGGCGAAGGGTCTTAATGTCTCAGGGGAAGATTACTCCTTGGACACGCAGCTCAAATGGTTCCGACAAATGCTCCAGTTTTCTCATATCG GTGATACTTTTGACGATGCGCTCTTCTTCGTCGGCGAGATTGGGGTGAACGACTACAATAACCTCCTGTCGATGGATGGAACATCCGTGGATTGCGCCCGTTGGCTCGTCCCCTCCATCGTGCAGAGAATTGGTTCCGCGATTGAT GAGGTATTGCAAACGGGAGCACGGACGGTGATGGTTGCAGGGATGTTTCCACTCGGCTGCATTCCTCTCTTCCTGACCATGTTCCTCAGGCAGCAATCGGATGCGTACGAACCAGAAACAGGGTGCCTCAAGTCACTGAACCTCCTGTCGCAGTACCACAACCTCCTGTTGCAGAACGAGCTCGGACAAATTCAGAAAGCTCATCCACGTTCCAAAATCATCTACGCGGATTTCTACGACAACTTGATGTCTGTTTATAGATCTCCGGAACAATTTG TGATTTGGTGTGGAGCAGGGATTAAGTCGACTGTGGTGGCATGTTGCGGCGGGGAGGGGCCATATAACTTCAGCTTTTCCGTTATGTGCGGCGATCCAACATCCAGATGGTGCAGCCACCCATTGAACTACATGTGTTGGGATGGTATGCACTTCACCGAGGCTGCTTCACGAGTAATTGCCAGAAACATTATTGATGGATCATCTGCCCACTTTTCCAACTCCACAAAAATGCTTGCTGATACTTGA